The Nothobranchius furzeri strain GRZ-AD chromosome 6, NfurGRZ-RIMD1, whole genome shotgun sequence genome includes a region encoding these proteins:
- the LOC107390252 gene encoding trace amine-associated receptor 8a-like, producing the protein MLSEEQADLCAPELLNSSCRKKILPYFVNLLLYFVFFFMSFFTVTLNLLVIISISHFRQLHTSTNLLLLSLALSDFSVGFFMFFQLSITDGCWYLGDLMCVLYYVLNGVITSVSVGNMVLISIDRYVAICEPLHYPSKVTPKRVQICVSLCWICSILYVIFLLRDNFKQPGKFNSCFGECVIDVSFINNITDFMLTFIIPITVVVLLYVRVFVVAVSQVQAMRSHTAAVQQKQSGKAAARRSELKAAGTLGIVILAFLFCLCPYYCVTLIGQSSVLNSSSMAFLLNLFYFNSCLNPMIYAFFYPWFRNAIKVIVTLEVLKSGSSDANIL; encoded by the exons CTGATCTCTGTGCCCCAGAATTATTAAATTCATCTTGTAGGAAAAAAATACTTCCATATTTTGTAAACCTTTtactttattttgtatttttcttCATGTCTTTTTTCACTGTGACTCTTAACCTTCTTGTCATCATCTCCATTTCACATTTCAG GCAGCTCCACACCTCAActaatctcctcctcctctctctggcTCTCTCAGATTTTTCGGTGGGCTTTTTTATGTTCTTTCAGCTTTCTATCACGGATGGATGCTGGTATCTTGGTGACCTCATGTGTGTTCTTTATTATGTTTTAAATGGGGTTATCACCTCTGTTTCAGTAGGAAACATGGTGCTCATATCAATTGATCGTTATGTGGCTATATGTGAACCTTTACATTATCCCTCTAAAGTCACCCCCAAAAGAGTCCAAATTTGTGTTTCACTTTGTTGGATTTGCTCCATCCTTTATGTCATTTTCTTGTTGAGGGACAACTTTAAACAACCAGGAAAGTTTAATTCCTGCTTTGGAGAGTGTGTTATTGATGTTAGCTTTATTAATAATATCACAGATTTTATGCTGACCTTCATTATTCCCATTACAGTTGTTGTGCTGCTGTATGTGAGGGTTTTTGTTGTGGCTGTGTCTCAGGTTCAGGCCATGCGCTCCCATACTGCAGCTGTGCAGCAAAAACAATCAGGAAAGGCCGCTGCAAGGAGATCTGAGCTAAAAGCAGCTGGGACCCTGGGAATTGTTATACTTGCATTTCTTTTTTGCCTTTGTCCATATTACTGTGTGACACTTATTGGTCAGAGTTCTGTTCTAAATTCTTCGTCTATGGCCTTTTTATTGaatctgttttattttaattcttgTCTCAACCCAATGATCTATGCTTTTTTTTATCCCTGGTTTAGAAATGCTATTAAAGTCATTGTTACCCTTGAAGTTTTgaagtctggctcatctgatgccAACATACTGTAA